The nucleotide window GCTCGTTATACTCGCGCCTCTGTTTGGGAGCCAGCATGATTTCTTTGCCAATTGATGAAGTTTTACCCGCCCTGCGTGAAGCCCTCGCTACACGCCACGAAGCCGTGCTCGAAGCACCGCCCGGCGCCGGTAAAACCACCCGTGTGCCCTTGGCCTTGCTCGACGAGCCGTGGCTGGCCGGGCAGACCATTCTGATGCTCGAACCGCGCCGCTTGGCCGCGCGGGCGGCGGCGGAGCGGTTGGCCAGTGAATTGGGCGAGAAGGTCGGCGAAACCGTTGGCTACCGCATTCGTCTGGACAGCAAAGTCGGCCCCAATACCCGCATCGAAGTGGTCACCGAAGGCATTCTCACCCGGCGCTTGCAGGATGACCCGGCGCTGGAAGGGGTGGGCTTGCTGATCTTTGACGAGTTCCACGAACGCAGCCTCGACGCCGATTTGGCATTGGCCCTGAGCCTGAATGGCCGAGAGCTGTTTCGTGATGATCAACCGCTGAAAATCCTCTTGATGTCGGCGACCCTGGAAGGCGAACGCCTGGCCGGGTTGCTGGACGATGCACCGATCCTGCGCAGCGAAGGTCGGATGTACCCGGTGGCGATGCGCTGGGGGCGGCCGTTTCAGCCCGGTGAATTCATCGAGCCGAGGGTTGTGCAGACCATCCTCGACGCGCTGAACGATGAAACCGGCAGCCTGTTGGTGTTCCTGCCGGGGCAGGCGGAGATCCGTCGGGTACATCAACAATTGGTCGAAGCGTTGGGTGAGGGCACGCCGGTGTTGCTGTGCCCGTTGCACGGGGAACTGGACCTGGCGGCGCAGCGTGCGGCGATTGATCCGGCGCCTGCGGGCAAGCGCAAAGTGGTGCTGGCCACCAACATCGCCGAAACCAGCCTGACCATCGATGGTGTGCGGGTGGTGATCGATGCCGGGCTGGCACGAGTACCGCGTTTCGACCCCGGCAGCGGCATGACCCGCCTGGACACCCAACGCATTTCCAAAGCCAGTGCCACCCAGCGCGCGGGCCGGGCCGGGCGTTTGGAGCCTGGCGTGTGTTATCGCCTGTGGTCGCAGGACCAGCACGAGCAACTGGCGGCTTACGCCAGTGCGGAAATTCTCTCGGCGGACCTCGCCGGGCTGGCCTTGCAACTGGGTCGTTGGGGCGTGACGCCGGGGCAGTTGGTTTGGCTGGATATCCCTCCGGCTGCGGCTTATGCACAGGCCCAGGATCTGCTTGAACGTTTGGGCGCGCTGGAGGGCGAGGCGCTGACCCGTCACGGTCAGGCGATGGCCGAACTGCCGGCTCATCCACGGATCGCCCATTTGCTGTTGCGTGGCCAGGCGCTCGGCTTGGCCGACATGGCCTGCGATGTCGCGGCACTGCTCGGCGAGCGCGATATCTTGCGTGGCGCTGGCGCGGACCTGCACAGTCGACTGGTGTTGTTGTCCGGTGAGGAACGGGCCACTCGTGGTGCGCAGGGCGGTGTTCAACGGGCCCGGCAACTGGCGCGGCAGTATCGCGGTTATTTGCGCGGCAAAGCGTCGGAGCCGGTCAGCGATCCTGAGCATCCGCGCTGGCTCGGCGTGTTGCTGGCATTGGCTTATCCCGATCGGGTCGCCCAACAGCGGCGGGCCGGTGGCGCTGAATATCGCTTGGCCAACGGCCGTGCAGCGCTGTTCGCCGAGGCGGACAGCCTGATGAAGCAACCGTGGCTGGTGATCGCCGACTTGGGCAGTCGTCAGGGCCAGCGTGAGGAACGGATTTATCTGGCGACGGATTTTGATCCGGCGCTGTTCGATTCAGTGCTGGCCGAGCAGGTGCGTTGCGTCGATCAACTGGATTGGGATGAGCGCGAAGGCGTGCTGCGGGCCGAGCGTCAGCGCAAGGTCGGCGAATTGATCCTCAGCCGCGAACCGCTGACCGGGCTCGATGAAACCGCCCGCAGTCAGGCGCTGGTGAACCTGGTGCGGCGCAAAGGTCTGGAGCTGTTGCCGTGGACCCCGGAGCTGCGTCAGTGGCAGGCGCGGGTGGCGTTGTTGCGCCAGTTGGACCTCAGCAGTCAGGGCCAGAGCGAATGGCCGGATGTCAGCGACGCTGCACTGCTCAAAAGCCTTGAGCACTGGCTGATGCCGTATCTGGGCAAAGTCTCGCGGCTCAGTCACTTCGCCAACCTGGACCTGTCGAGCATCGTTCACAACCTGCTGCCCTGGCCGTTGCCGCAACGGCTCGAAGAGCAGGCTCCGCGTCACTTGAGCGTGCCGTCAGGTTCGTCGATTCGTCTGGACTACAGTGAGCAGCCACCGATTCTGGCGGTGCGTTTGCAGGAGTTGTTCGGTCTGGCCGAGACGCCGCGCATTGCCGGTGGTCGGCAAGTGGTCAAGCTGCATCTACTGTCCCCAGCTCGGCGGCCGGTGCAGGTGACGCAGGACCTGGCGAACTTCTGGCGCAGTACGTATGCCGAGGTGAAGAAGGATTTGAAGGGACGTTATCCGAAACACTATTGGCCGGATGATCCGCTGGTGGCCGAGGCGACGGCGCGGATCAAGCCCCGTAAGTAGCGCCCGGACTTTTGTGGCGAGGGAGCTTGCTCCCGTTGGGCTGCAAAGCAGCCCCAAGTTCTGTCACATCATTTTTCAGGTGCGTGGCGTCAGTCAGTTTACGACTGCTTCTCAGCCGAACGGGGGCAAGCCCTCTCGCCACACTTGACCTAAGGCGCTGCCGGCAACAAAAACCGTGCAATCACCGGCAAATGATCGGAAATCCGTAACGTATCGTCCTGCCGCACCCGCGCCTCGACCCGTTTGATGTGTGGGCTGTAAAGCAGATAGTCGACAGTCCGGTCCGGGCCATTCAAGCCAGGATCATTCGGGTAATGGGTCAGCCATTGCGCCCGGTCGATACCACTGGCTTCGTTGTTGGTGGGGATCATCGGGTACTTGTCCCACAGCACATGCAGCGCGCTGTCGGCGGAGTAGGGCGTGCGTTGCTCCGAGGGCAGGCGTCGATACTGGCCCAGCGGCAACAGGTTGAAATCACCACCGATCAACCATGGCGTGCCGCGGCTTTCGTACTTGTCGAGCACCCTGGCCACGGCTGTCACTTGGGTTTGCAAGGTTTCGTCGGGCTGGGTGGCGCGATCCAGATGGGTATTGAGCACGGCCATCTGGCCGCCGTCGCTCAGTGGCAGGTACGTGACCAGCAAGGCGTTTTTCGGCTTGAACTGACGGCTGATGACATTGGCCGGTGCGACCGGCAGTTGCAGGCGTTCGGCGTGGTCGATCCGGTAGCGGCTCAGGGTTGCCAATTGCCGGCCGACGCTGCCGTAGATGTGCGGATCAGGCACGAAGTCGGCTTTCCAGTCGAAGGCCTGAGCGGTGCACGGATACAGGTCGGTGACCCGATCCTGAAGCAATTTGAACTGGTTCTGGTAGTCGCTGGCCTTGGCGCCGTCATCGAGTTCCTGCAACAGCACGATGTCCGGTTGCTCGTCGCGAATCACCCGTGCCACTTCGTCGAGGCTGAAGGCCATGTCTTCAGGCGTAGGGCTCTCGTCGTCTCCTGCGGCCAGGTCATTCCAGAACACGTAGCGCTTGCCGGCCAGGTACTGGACGTTCCAGGTCATCACCTTCAGCGCCTGGCCGGGCGCCAGCGTCGGCGC belongs to Pseudomonas sp. B21-015 and includes:
- the hrpB gene encoding ATP-dependent helicase HrpB — translated: MISLPIDEVLPALREALATRHEAVLEAPPGAGKTTRVPLALLDEPWLAGQTILMLEPRRLAARAAAERLASELGEKVGETVGYRIRLDSKVGPNTRIEVVTEGILTRRLQDDPALEGVGLLIFDEFHERSLDADLALALSLNGRELFRDDQPLKILLMSATLEGERLAGLLDDAPILRSEGRMYPVAMRWGRPFQPGEFIEPRVVQTILDALNDETGSLLVFLPGQAEIRRVHQQLVEALGEGTPVLLCPLHGELDLAAQRAAIDPAPAGKRKVVLATNIAETSLTIDGVRVVIDAGLARVPRFDPGSGMTRLDTQRISKASATQRAGRAGRLEPGVCYRLWSQDQHEQLAAYASAEILSADLAGLALQLGRWGVTPGQLVWLDIPPAAAYAQAQDLLERLGALEGEALTRHGQAMAELPAHPRIAHLLLRGQALGLADMACDVAALLGERDILRGAGADLHSRLVLLSGEERATRGAQGGVQRARQLARQYRGYLRGKASEPVSDPEHPRWLGVLLALAYPDRVAQQRRAGGAEYRLANGRAALFAEADSLMKQPWLVIADLGSRQGQREERIYLATDFDPALFDSVLAEQVRCVDQLDWDEREGVLRAERQRKVGELILSREPLTGLDETARSQALVNLVRRKGLELLPWTPELRQWQARVALLRQLDLSSQGQSEWPDVSDAALLKSLEHWLMPYLGKVSRLSHFANLDLSSIVHNLLPWPLPQRLEEQAPRHLSVPSGSSIRLDYSEQPPILAVRLQELFGLAETPRIAGGRQVVKLHLLSPARRPVQVTQDLANFWRSTYAEVKKDLKGRYPKHYWPDDPLVAEATARIKPRK
- a CDS encoding endonuclease/exonuclease/phosphatase family protein; this encodes MTRLLRYTLLGLLIAISLIALLIYSLTWRPEAKEALPVSCNAQAPTLAPGQALKVMTWNVQYLAGKRYVFWNDLAAGDDESPTPEDMAFSLDEVARVIRDEQPDIVLLQELDDGAKASDYQNQFKLLQDRVTDLYPCTAQAFDWKADFVPDPHIYGSVGRQLATLSRYRIDHAERLQLPVAPANVISRQFKPKNALLVTYLPLSDGGQMAVLNTHLDRATQPDETLQTQVTAVARVLDKYESRGTPWLIGGDFNLLPLGQYRRLPSEQRTPYSADSALHVLWDKYPMIPTNNEASGIDRAQWLTHYPNDPGLNGPDRTVDYLLYSPHIKRVEARVRQDDTLRISDHLPVIARFLLPAAP